Genomic window (Prosthecochloris aestuarii DSM 271):
CATAACAACCCGGGCAGTTTCTACCGCTCTGTCTATATCGTAGGGCACCACCCCCGATGCCCCGCCGCCCCAGGCAAATGAAGGAATCGATTTCGGAGGAAATCCCGCGCCGAAAACATTGCTCGATGTTCCAACGATTGTTCCTGTATTGAACATCGTATTGATGGCTGCCTTGGAGTGTTCCCCCATCAGAAGCCCGAGAAACTGCATACCCGTATCCGTTTCGGATCCGTCAATATGCAATTTCACCTTTTTGTAGTCATTACGCAGATCCGACGTATTGGTCCCAGCACCGAGGTTACACCATGAAGAGATATATGAATGACCCAGAAATCCATCGTGCTGCTTGTTGGCATACGATTCCATTATGGAATCCTCTATCTCACCGCCGGCTTTCGATGAACATCCAATCGAGACATTATTGTAGATTCGCGCGCCCATTTTCACCCTGGCACCATCTCCGATTACAACATTTGCCGCCACAACCGCCTGGGGCTCGACTACAGCCCCGCAACCAAGGGCAACAAAACCCTCGGAGGCATCAATGACCGCTCCAGGCCGAACAACAGCTCCCCTGGCCACTGAGATCCTCTCCCTGTTGATCAGATGGGCGCCCTCTTCTATACACCCGTCGATACGTCCAAGGGGAAACATCCCGGCATCGCGCTGCAGCTGTTTTTCGTGAAAATCGATAACATCCCAGAGTCGCGTGATCAGCGAAAACCCGGACACCTCTGAAACCGCAGTTTTGCTGCAAATTTCAGCCGTATCGATGCAGTCCGGCAACGTGCCGTCCTGTCTGGTAACAACGCCGGCAGCGACGCGACTGACGATCAGATCTCCACCCTGCAGCACAGAGCTGCCCGGCGAAAGAGGGGTTTCCATGCAGAGTCGTGCCGCTTCAGCACTGAACAAAAGACGCCCGTTTATCAGAAGAAGATCCTGGTCCGGTGAAGAGGCTTGTTCAAAAAGAGAGAGACGGTTCCGGTAGAAAGGACGAAGGTAGCTCCTGACATGAAAGAGCGGATGAGAATAACCGGCAGTGTGAAACAGCAATTTATCAAGCAGCGAACCTGCTCCGGTGCAAAGAGCGACGACAGGCTTGAGATCTGATAGCGGAGTGAGCGAGTATGCGGTCTCGTCTTCAAATATGACTATCTGCATGGCTTCAGTGACGAATGACAGGAAACAGGATAAACAGAGCAATAGGCGTTGAAGAATCTACTCTTAACGAACTCCCTGATATCCAAGAAGGTTCAGGGCACGGGGTGCAGCGT
Coding sequences:
- a CDS encoding putative sugar nucleotidyl transferase: MQIVIFEDETAYSLTPLSDLKPVVALCTGAGSLLDKLLFHTAGYSHPLFHVRSYLRPFYRNRLSLFEQASSPDQDLLLINGRLLFSAEAARLCMETPLSPGSSVLQGGDLIVSRVAAGVVTRQDGTLPDCIDTAEICSKTAVSEVSGFSLITRLWDVIDFHEKQLQRDAGMFPLGRIDGCIEEGAHLINRERISVARGAVVRPGAVIDASEGFVALGCGAVVEPQAVVAANVVIGDGARVKMGARIYNNVSIGCSSKAGGEIEDSIMESYANKQHDGFLGHSYISSWCNLGAGTNTSDLRNDYKKVKLHIDGSETDTGMQFLGLLMGEHSKAAINTMFNTGTIVGTSSNVFGAGFPPKSIPSFAWGGGASGVVPYDIDRAVETARVVMGRRNIGMDDLYETMFRFVASRSLGERVSL